In Plectropomus leopardus isolate mb chromosome 17, YSFRI_Pleo_2.0, whole genome shotgun sequence, the DNA window ATACCATTATGTCATGCTGGGACGGCTACAGTTCATATCCGATTACATCAAAACTAAACTTAAGTTTATGCTTCCAGTTTATGACATTAAATCAAAAGTCAGTTCCGTTAGTGCTCAAGAAATTCATACAGCAGGTTTTTCAGGTAATCGTGCCGTTGTTGTAACCTGCACATGTACTCTGGACATTTGCTAAAGTTGACTTTCACTTAATCTGTGTGCTCTGAATTCATGCTACCAACCACTCAGCTCAAAATGTCCTTACTAGTTCAGCTCAGAGCCACTGTGGCCAGACTAAGTAGATCCTGTTTAAGAGTCTCAGTACAGTCCGCATCTCTGGCAAGTCTACGAAGGCAATCTCCAGCAAGCGAGGAGGACAAGAAGGGCCGAGGAACATCCTGGCAGCCAAGCAGCAGAGACAGGCAGGCACGACCCAGTGTTGGGTAGCTGTAGCGCTGAGAAAACCAGTAAACCTGGGGGAGCAGAGCAGCCAGGTGCCCACCTTCTGATGGGGTTGCTGAGGAGGAAATGGAGTCCCGAGCTGCTGATTTCAGACACTGTGCCGAACTTTTCATCAAGTTCTTTGGTCTTAACCTCAACTCTTCTGGATCGAGTGATTTGTCCACCACTGATATACAGCTTGATTTGGAAACTGGAGTGACACTTCTGATTGTCTCATGGTCTGAAATTGTATTGAGTCCTCTGCTGGCCTTTTGAGTTGTTCCAGCTAAAGAGCTTTTattactgtctgtctgctgcagggAGCTGTTTGGTTTCTTCGTCTGTCCTGGTAAATCTTCTGTGTGCACCTCAAAACCAGTCAACTCTAACTCTGATGTTCGATTAGCCAGGTTCTCCTCAGCAGACTCAATGCATTCCTGGTCCATTTTAGATGCAGCCTTTTCAGCCTTGTCCACTATGGGAGCAGGCTTAGTGGAgcaggacaggaggagagacacacagagatcttccagctctctctgcagctcagtcACCAAAAATCTGCATGCTCCAATCATCATCTCGCCTAAAGCTGTTTTCTGGAAAGCAAAGTCTTCTGCTGAGCGATCCTCTGTGTCTTTGGGGCAGATCCCCAGTCCTTCAAGGACCAGTGTGTCCAAGATCTGACACTTTCCTCTACTCTGTCCTTCATCATTTTCTCTTGTCATTTCTGTGTCCTTGGTGAGGCGACATCCATGCAGGTAATGTAGCACTGGTAGCAGCATACCTGTGCTGACATCTTTAATGCGGATGGCTTCTTCTGCGTTACCCTGAGCTTCTCCAAACCCGCCTCTCAACAGAGCCCAAAAGTACTCAGAACCCACCCTGTCTGTCCCCTCCACCCCGGCAACAGCCCTTCTGTTGGCTTGCACCTGAGTCCCGTCATCAAGCAGCAAGAGCAGGTCAAAGTTCGAGACTCCGTAGGGACAGGTGTCAGCCAGGCGAGGCCTTTTGGAGGGAGGGGGTGAAACTTTGTCAATTTTGTCGACTGACTGTGTTGTTACTGgatttagatgttttttgtcaAGCTCCATTTTGTTGCCACTGGTCAGAGTAGACAGGCATCCAATCAGAAGGGAGGAAAACAGTGAGTGGAGCTGAGAAGTCAAACCTGAATGTGGTGAATTGAACCAATCGGAAAGCAGCTTTCCACATTCAGCGGGGTGCTCTTCATCCACATCATCGTCATCGCAACCAAGAGGCTGCAGGGCCAAGTGCAGTCCACCGCTGTCCAGGAGGAGTTTCTTTAACAGGGACTTATTGCTGTTGAAGAAAAGGAGGGTTTGTAAAGCTCATATATGGTATATGGAGTATGTCAATACAAAATCATTAAATGAACACATGGTAAATACATAACCATACACTAAATTGTATGTAAAAACTTggaaataatggaaataatgattttatcaAGACATTAATCTATTGTTTTTAGCAGAATTCCTCAAAGAACAgcctaataaaaacacaacttttaagATCACGATGACTGAACTCATATACTGTAGATCTACTGCTCACCTGCTGATTAATGGCAGAGACAGCGCACAGTTCATCTTGTCGGACTCAGAGCCTGACAGCATCACATGGGCAACAACTCCAGAGCCAAATCCAGACTCACACTGGACACGCAGATTATTAAGAAGAGCAAAACCTGCAGAAacagttaaagcaaaaataaaatgtgcttgATGACATAAAAGCTAGTTCAGTATTACTCATTTAAGAGGTCAGGATGTATCGATCCAGTATGTTAGTTTAAGAATATCGTACATCGGCCAGATGTGACTGATCAGCATTAAATATATaagatttattttctcaatgttattgtgaaattcagagttttgtcagtttttagtGCCACAGCTGTCCCTGGCTGTATGTTTCTTTATATCAAAATTATTCAATTTTTCCACACAGTCAGGTATACAAATAGAATAAAGAGAGAGCTCATCAGATTGGCAGTTTTGTCTGAGTTGAGGTATCAGTACCTAGAAAGTAAGATCCCATCAACCCTAGTTAGAAAGGTTAACTTTAATGATCTAAATTATAACATACATAATTCAGCTAATATCACAAGATTAATAAAATGCCAGTTCTTTATAATGAACAACTGGTCTGAAGTTACTGTGCTGCAgactatatacagtatatatatatatcttaccaagttgtttaacttttgttttcactCGATCcgtctgcctctcctctccctcaaATCCTCCCCCTCTCTGACAGAGATGGTGACGAATCAGCGCAACCGAGCCGGTTCGGATTAGTGCCTGCAAACAGTTTGGGTTGCAGCTCAGCCGGCAAAGCATACGGAAGCACCTGCTGCTGGGGTCCTGGTGCTGGGTGAGGTAGAAAAGCAAGCCAGACATGACACCTGAGCTGACCAGAGCAGCACTCGGGTCTGTGGCGTGAGAGAAGCGcgaaagcagcagcaggatgggCGACTCGGCGGTCCAGGGTTCAGGGTGGTACGGGTGATGGTAGGCCATCGTGCGGGGCACAAACGGAGGGGTATCAAGAGTTACTTTAGTCAAACCAGCTGCTGAATGAGGACGCTGCCTCCTTCTGTGAGGGGATGAGAACTTTGACGGAGAGACTGGTGTTTGGGCTGTTTTAGTGGGAGAGGAGATGGTGGAAGAACTGGGCTGGGTTTGGGGTGTGAGCACACTGGAAGGTAGAGGACTGGAGGGAGCCGGATCGATGGTTTTACATGCAGGTGACAGCTGGGGCAAAGGGGACACAGGGGAAGGCTGAGCAGCTTTTTTAGAGGTGGAAGAGGCAGTAGGGTTAGATGAGGAAGAATTTTTTAGGGAGAAAATGGAATCAGGATTTGGGGATGAGGTCTGAGGGGATGAAGACGGTGGGATCTGAAGACTCCCCCATTCCCCTTCAACACCAGAGGAATTCAGTAGGTCCCCCTCTGAAGAGATCAATCCCTCAGACACCAACCAGGACCTGAAGAGAGGGTAATAAGCAAGAagataaacaacagaaaataaaataaaactcatggGAAATACAGATTAACCTGTGTGTTTAACTGTCCATACCTGAGACTGAGAAAGCTTGATGAACATAGACCCTGCTCCTTGCCAGCTTCCTCCTTTCTGCATccatcaggaggaggaggaaagtcAAAGGAGTCAAAACATGACGAGGGCAGGAGCTCTGTGGGAGACATGCTGGAGGAGAGGCTGACATCCATCTTCTCAACAGACTGTTCCTCGCCTTTGGTGAGCTCAACCAGTCGTGCAACAAGCAGA includes these proteins:
- the armc5 gene encoding armadillo repeat-containing protein 5: MAASPVQGDWKQSRAPSREGHPSSPDQSLTWCLAHLSKAGSGGEHDSGGAREGDKRSRISQWRALVAIRTQHIKGDKAGIARFRTQGGLRPLLDLLKHPECSRKTLDLALSILANCCTELETRIEVRKLDGINIVVEILKENMALETVQNRAARALGNLAMDPESSALIHSAGGVPLLLLCVSLSSGPSSPTAAPPKEPCAKLECAQSAARALLYLSDTPSNRLSLLTQGTLSSLAPLIAPEYPQGLRRAALRTLHELTRGCGVECAREVSRSGVLAQLGVMVSGESGKPFEELALKTLANMCSQGCLRPLVGSLGVIQKFTEEVKRDPLKSGVFLKALCLCCKEAVNRAKVKESGGLEVLIGFLAAHQSHPLSRLVILACVDFVFDESAMEQLQELGLVPLLVARLVELTKGEEQSVEKMDVSLSSSMSPTELLPSSCFDSFDFPPPPDGCRKEEAGKEQGLCSSSFLSLRSWLVSEGLISSEGDLLNSSGVEGEWGSLQIPPSSSPQTSSPNPDSIFSLKNSSSSNPTASSTSKKAAQPSPVSPLPQLSPACKTIDPAPSSPLPSSVLTPQTQPSSSTISSPTKTAQTPVSPSKFSSPHRRRQRPHSAAGLTKVTLDTPPFVPRTMAYHHPYHPEPWTAESPILLLLSRFSHATDPSAALVSSGVMSGLLFYLTQHQDPSSRCFRMLCRLSCNPNCLQALIRTGSVALIRHHLCQRGGGFEGEERQTDRVKTKVKQLGFALLNNLRVQCESGFGSGVVAHVMLSGSESDKMNCALSLPLISSNKSLLKKLLLDSGGLHLALQPLGCDDDDVDEEHPAECGKLLSDWFNSPHSGLTSQLHSLFSSLLIGCLSTLTSGNKMELDKKHLNPVTTQSVDKIDKVSPPPSKRPRLADTCPYGVSNFDLLLLLDDGTQVQANRRAVAGVEGTDRVGSEYFWALLRGGFGEAQGNAEEAIRIKDVSTGMLLPVLHYLHGCRLTKDTEMTRENDEGQSRGKCQILDTLVLEGLGICPKDTEDRSAEDFAFQKTALGEMMIGACRFLVTELQRELEDLCVSLLLSCSTKPAPIVDKAEKAASKMDQECIESAEENLANRTSELELTGFEVHTEDLPGQTKKPNSSLQQTDSNKSSLAGTTQKASRGLNTISDHETIRSVTPVSKSSCISVVDKSLDPEELRLRPKNLMKSSAQCLKSAARDSISSSATPSEGGHLAALLPQVYWFSQRYSYPTLGRACLSLLLGCQDVPRPFLSSSLAGDCLRRLARDADCTETLKQDLLSLATVALS